The Acidicapsa acidisoli genome contains a region encoding:
- a CDS encoding glycoside hydrolase family 18 protein, which produces MSRRFFQRFTQAVLMCLMMFLASLHPAFAQDRSQGKILGGYFEEWSIYYAGYNIANLQQNGVADKLTHLIYAFANVTTSPAPACSIADSWADYSTPNLPSVSGVAYSAPLYGNFGAIQQLKQLHPKLKVLMSIGGASATNLAGFVSASSTQAGRQALAASCIDMFVKGNIATGVTAPGLFDGFNIDWEFPTSADTQNFTALLAEFRSQLNALSKTTGKQYVMSFDGPAGAQNYVNIDLKHAAEQVDFITIDGYNYAGSWDTQTNDASPLFDSKKDPLYGQDLDIDSTVDAYLRAGVPPSKYTMGLPLYGAGWTGVPNVNHGLYQSSKGPSAVPLANGTGLCTDLSGATSGCDTLLTPGIATYGTLANLKANGYSSYFDAQRLAVSLYDPASETFYTYDDPTTAFLKMLYIDVKVPGGLGGAYVWALKDDDANGTMVKTMAAGLGH; this is translated from the coding sequence ATGTCGAGACGATTTTTTCAGCGATTCACTCAAGCGGTTTTGATGTGTTTGATGATGTTCCTCGCAAGCCTGCACCCCGCATTTGCGCAAGATCGCAGCCAGGGCAAGATTCTTGGCGGATACTTCGAGGAGTGGAGTATCTACTATGCCGGGTATAACATCGCCAATCTGCAACAGAATGGCGTGGCGGATAAGTTGACGCACCTTATCTACGCGTTTGCCAATGTAACTACCAGTCCTGCGCCTGCCTGCTCGATTGCCGATAGCTGGGCGGACTATTCGACACCTAATCTGCCGAGTGTGAGCGGTGTGGCGTATTCTGCGCCGCTGTATGGGAACTTTGGGGCGATTCAACAGCTTAAGCAGCTTCATCCTAAGTTGAAGGTGCTGATGTCGATTGGAGGCGCTTCGGCTACGAACCTTGCGGGCTTTGTGAGCGCGTCGAGTACGCAGGCCGGGCGGCAGGCGCTGGCTGCTTCGTGCATTGATATGTTTGTGAAGGGAAATATCGCAACGGGTGTTACGGCTCCTGGTCTCTTCGATGGTTTCAATATCGATTGGGAGTTTCCGACGTCGGCCGATACGCAGAACTTTACGGCGTTGCTGGCGGAGTTTCGCAGTCAGTTGAATGCTCTGAGCAAGACAACGGGCAAGCAGTATGTGATGTCGTTTGACGGGCCGGCGGGCGCGCAGAACTATGTGAACATCGATCTGAAACATGCTGCCGAGCAGGTGGATTTCATCACCATTGACGGATATAACTATGCCGGGTCGTGGGATACGCAGACGAATGATGCGTCTCCGCTGTTTGATTCGAAGAAAGATCCTTTGTATGGGCAGGATCTTGATATTGATTCGACGGTGGATGCTTATCTGCGTGCGGGGGTTCCGCCGTCGAAGTACACGATGGGATTGCCGCTCTATGGCGCTGGCTGGACTGGCGTTCCGAATGTGAACCATGGCTTGTACCAGAGTTCTAAGGGGCCGTCGGCGGTTCCGCTGGCGAATGGGACGGGATTGTGCACGGATTTGAGCGGGGCTACGTCGGGTTGCGATACGTTGCTGACTCCGGGGATTGCGACTTATGGGACGCTGGCTAACTTGAAGGCGAATGGGTACAGCAGTTACTTCGATGCGCAGAGGCTGGCGGTGTCGCTGTATGATCCAGCGTCGGAGACGTTTTATACCTATGACGATCCGACTACGGCGTTTCTGAAGATGCTGTATATCGATGTCAAGGTTCCGGGTGGGCTTGGCGGCGCGTATGTGTGGGCTCTGAAGGATGATGACGCCAATGGGACGATGGTGAAGACGATGGCTGCCGGGCTGGGCCACTAA